GGCCTCATCGCCGTGCGCATCGCCACCGGTTCCGGCGGCGGGGAGGCCTCCAACAGCGGCGCACTCGCGCAGATCGCCTGCGCCCCCGGCGGCCGGATCGCGCTGTGGGTCGCCGCGGTGGGGCTGGCTGCGCTCGCCCTGTGGCGCTTCGCCGAGGTGCTCATTGGCCCGGAGATGAAGGACCGCGCACGAGGAGCGATCCTCGGGGTGGTCTATCTCTTCCTCTCGATCACCGCCGGCCGTTTCGCCGCCGGGGGCTCGAGCTCGGACGGTGACAAGGCCTCCGGGACCACAGCAACCGTGCTCCAGCAGTCCTGGGGCGTGCCCGTGGTGATCGCCGCGGGACTGGTGATCACCGGGGTCGGCGTCTACAGCCTGTACAAAGGGGCGACGAAGAAGTTCCTGGAGGAGATCGAATCGCGGGCTGCATCCGGTGACGTCGGCAGCGCCATCGTCTGCGCGGGTGTGGTAGGATACATCGCCCGCGGAGTCGCCTTCGCGGTGCTCGGTGGCCTGGTGGTCTGGGCCGCGCTGAGCAATGACCCGGAAAAGGCCGGCGGCCTCGACGCGGCACTGCGGTACGTGGGCCAGCAACCGGCTGGCATGATCCTGCTCATCATCGTCGGTGTCGGGCTCGCGCTCTACGGCGTGTACTGCATCGCACGGGCGAAGTACATCGACGAGTAGTGGCCAGCAATTCCCCGTAACCTAACTCGTTCAGCTACACGGACTCCAACGGCTCAACACCCATCCAGAGGCCGCGGAGGTGCAACTATGGATCGAGGTTGACATTCCACACTCCTACCCGACAAGCCCGCTGGGGTGAAGCAATTCATTTACATACCTAATACTTTAGCCCAAACAACTATGGCCGATCTGAGCAACTCAGCCGACGGCGCTCTGCTCCTCATCGGCCAGACAGAAATCGTCGTTCACTTTGATGATGAGTGCAATCGTCAACTTCAGCACAGTGATGTAGGTATCGAAGTGGGGGGCCTCGCCGCGGCCATTCGCTTGCGCCCCATGCACGTACTTGTTTCGTACCTGGGGCCCGTTAGAAGAATCAACCAAATTGAGGACGTAGTTAAAGTATGCTGATTCAGCTTCAGTGAGCAGGGAAGACCGGCGGCTTACCCAGCCCTTCTCTTCCATTGCACCAACTTCTGCACGACCTGCTGCTGAAAGGTGGAAATAGTTCACTGCTTCAGTGGCGAACAATGACTTGAGTATGCGGAGCTGTTGCAAGTTCGCAATACACAGCTGCTCGTTCAAACGCTCGACGATACCGAGGCTGACGAGACGATCAACCGTGCTTTTCTGAAACTCGTGCAGATCCCCATACAAGACGTTATTGTTCACAATTAGTTCGGC
This sequence is a window from Corynebacterium doosanense CAU 212 = DSM 45436. Protein-coding genes within it:
- a CDS encoding DUF1206 domain-containing protein, with the translated sequence MDSKTTRRRTESAANWAHDHPVLKNLARAGYVVTGLLHILIGLIAVRIATGSGGGEASNSGALAQIACAPGGRIALWVAAVGLAALALWRFAEVLIGPEMKDRARGAILGVVYLFLSITAGRFAAGGSSSDGDKASGTTATVLQQSWGVPVVIAAGLVITGVGVYSLYKGATKKFLEEIESRAASGDVGSAIVCAGVVGYIARGVAFAVLGGLVVWAALSNDPEKAGGLDAALRYVGQQPAGMILLIIVGVGLALYGVYCIARAKYIDE